One stretch of Zingiber officinale cultivar Zhangliang chromosome 6B, Zo_v1.1, whole genome shotgun sequence DNA includes these proteins:
- the LOC121988363 gene encoding probable ribose-5-phosphate isomerase 2 has protein sequence MAIRLRRFPHADLPLAAAAPPPSASTPSSQDELKRVAAHRAVELVQSGMVLGLGTGSTAAHAIDRVGDLLRCGALRGVVGVPTSEWAAARAATAGIPLTDLNAHPVVDLSIDGADEVDPALNLVKGRGGSLLREKMVEAASRRFVVIVDESKLVPRLGASRLAVPVEVIPFGWALTLRRLQNVFDAVPGFNLKLRAASTDAKASAFAEKGAEFEPFVTDNKNYIVDLFFEDGIHGDLSRISDDILRITGVVEHGMFLGLASSVIIARKDGATVVVNKET, from the coding sequence ATGGCAATCCGTCTGCGCCGCTTCCCGCACGCCGACCTCCCCCTCGCCGCCGCGGCGCCTCCTCCCTCTGCCTCGACGCCCTCCTCCCAGGACGAGCTGAAGCGCGTCGCCGCCCACCGAGCCGTGGAGCTCGTGCAATCCGGCATGGTCCTCGGTCTGGGCACCGGTTCCACCGCCGCCCACGCCATCGACCGCGTCGGCGACCTCCTCCGCTGCGGGGCCCTCCGCGGCGTCGTCGGCGTCCCCACCTCCGAGTGGGCCGCCGCTCGCGCCGCAACCGCCGGCATTCCCCTCACGGACCTCAACGCCCACCCCGTGGTCGACCTTTCCATCGACGGCGCCGACGAGGTCGACCCTGCCCTCAACCTCGTCAAGGGACGAGGCGGATCGCTCCTCCGCGAGAAGATGGTGGAGGCAGCCAGCCGCCGCTTCGTCGTCATCGTCGACGAATCCAAGCTCGTCCCCCGGCTCGGCGCCAGCCGCCTCGCCGTCCCCGTCGAGGTCATCCCCTTCGGCTGGGCCCTAACTCTCCGCCGCCTCCAGAATGTCTTCGACGCCGTCCCCGGGTTCAACCTCAAGCTCAGGGCCGCCTCCACGGACGCCAAAGCCAGCGCCTTTGCTGAGAAAGGGGCCGAATTCGAGCCATTCGTGACCGACAACAAGAACTACATTGTCGATTTGTTCTTCGAGGACGGAATCCATGGCGATCTCAGTCGTATCAGCGATGATATTCTGAGGATTACTGGTGTGGTGGAGCATGGGATGTTCCTGGGATTGGCGTCGTCGGTGATCATCGCCCGGAAGGATGGGGCGACGGTGGTGGTGAACAAGGAGACATGA